One window of Candidatus Eisenbacteria bacterium genomic DNA carries:
- a CDS encoding nuclear transport factor 2 family protein — translation MKKLPLITLLLLLSAGSSLAVDAGTTDEIKNQLDAQYQKLSEAHDRQDLPAILSLKTPDFHAIFPDGRVGDAKVMAEYSKQFITMNKPPYGVRVIIQSLAVSDSGLIAVAEVSQEATRMRELAGTLRRVDTSVRQRETWLKTPEGWKLKCVDSVRDQKRFVDGKRVDPTKPYNPNDPPFQPDSTGTDKP, via the coding sequence ATGAAGAAGCTCCCCCTGATCACGCTGCTCCTGCTCCTGTCCGCGGGCTCGTCCCTGGCGGTCGACGCAGGCACGACCGACGAAATCAAGAACCAGCTCGACGCCCAGTACCAGAAGCTCTCCGAGGCCCACGACAGGCAGGACCTTCCGGCGATCCTCAGTCTGAAGACGCCCGACTTCCACGCCATTTTCCCCGACGGCCGTGTCGGAGACGCGAAAGTCATGGCGGAGTATTCGAAGCAGTTCATCACGATGAACAAACCCCCTTACGGGGTGAGGGTCATCATCCAGTCCCTGGCGGTATCGGACAGCGGGCTGATCGCCGTGGCGGAAGTCTCCCAGGAAGCCACACGCATGCGCGAGCTGGCCGGAACGCTTCGCAGGGTCGACACGAGCGTGCGCCAGCGCGAGACGTGGCTGAAGACCCCGGAGGGATGGAAGCTCAAGTGCGTGGACAGCGTCCGGGATCAGAAGAGATTCGTGGACGGGAAGCGGGTAGATCCTACGAAACCGTACAATCCGAACGATCCGCCGTTCCAGCCCGACTCGACGGGAACAGACAAACCTTGA